The Scyliorhinus canicula chromosome 17, sScyCan1.1, whole genome shotgun sequence DNA window ggtggtggttgatggcaaatgttcatcctggagttcagttactagtggtgtaccgcaaggatctgttttggggccactgctgtttgtcatttttataaatgacctggaagagggtgtagaaggatgtgttagtaaatttacagatgacaccaaggtcggtggagttgtggatagtgctgaaggatgttataggatatagagggatataggtaagctgcagagctgggctgagaggtggcagatggagtttaatgcggaaaagtgtgaggtggttcactttggaaggagtaacaggaatgcagagtactgggctaatggcaagattcttggtagtgtagatgaacagagagatctcggcatccagatacataaatccctgaaagttgccacccaggttaatagggctgttaagaaggcatatggtgtgctagcctttatcagtagggggattgagtttcggagccacaaggccatgctgcagctgtacataactctggtgcggccgctcctggagtaccgcgtgcagtcctggtcaccacattataggaaggatgtggaagctttggaaagggttcagaggagatttactaggatgttgcctggtatggagggaaggtcttacgaggaagggctcagggacttgaggttgttttcgttagagaggagaaggctgagaggtgacttaatagagacatataagatagtcagagggttagatagggtggacagtgagagtctctttcctcggatggtgatgaccaacacgaggggacatagctttaaattgaggggtggtagatataggacagatgtcagaggcagtttctttactcagagagtagtaggggtgtggaacgccctgcctgcaacagtagtagactcgccaactttaagggcatttaagtggtcactggatagacatatggatgaaaatggaatagtgtaggtcagataggcttcagatggtttcacaggtcggcgctatatcgagggccgaagggcccatactgcgctgtaatgttctatgttctattcagccccctcacattccaggtgatcagccggatcagagggcaccccgctcccctcccccgccgactagccatagctcatcgactgctcgccccaggccagcacaccccgcccaacCCGTTCCTCATGATGAtaccgcctctcctctacccccccggcccacaccagctccttcctggccattgcagcagcaacccggtatcccccccaggctaggacccctcctagccgcgacgcaccctccatggtacttccgtgagtcagctgacttctgctgaccccggcaactcccgccaaaacccggcccctcccggcatgaggtcatcccccctcctgccacacctccttggcaccgcttcaacaCGGGAAAAAACAGTAGAGGCCATGCCCCCactgccagctccacccctcctgccccgcagcgcgggaagccagaggaaagcccgtgctttcacgctgccccaccccacctttctgacgcagctcccaaattccagctccaccccatccccgtacagaagaaaaaacaaacccccaacattccccacataacacaaaaccatatccaacagaaccacccggaaacagagcaaatacCAGCATAAacaacacatgtcaaaattacaaaaacagcaacagcaaaaacagcaacgaccgtaGTACACAGCgccccgcagcccccagaccctagttcgagtcaagcttctccgcctgtacaaaggcccacacctcctccagggactcgaagtagtagtgccggtccttatatgttacccagagacgcgcaggctgcagcattccaaatttgacctgcttggcatgcagcaccgtcttcgtccggttaaacccggcccgccacttagccacctccgcactccagtcctggtagatttgcactaccgaattctcccacctgctgctcctctctttcttggcccagcgcagcacacactcccaatCGCTGAactgatggaaccgcaccagcaccgcccgcgggggttcattcgtcttgggcctcctggccagcactctgtgggctccctcaggctccaggggcaaatggaaggaccccgcccccatcaacgagttcagcatcgtggccacataagacggaagatccaacccctccagcccctctgccaggcccaggatcctcaaattctttcacctcgtgcgaaagtccagctcctccaagcggtcttgccactttttgtgaagtgcctcgtgcatctccaccttccctacgaggaccacggcctcctcctcccgatcagcggcctgccgctgcaactcctgaatggccgccccctgcgctgtctgggtctcaagtaacttgttggtagtcgcattcagggagtccagcaactcagccttcagctccgcaaaacagcgcagaagagcagcttgctgctcctgcgcccacttccaccagtcctcgggtgctccgccggccgccattttgtcctccttcccccgctttttctggggagctgctgcagccttttcctttgccccactccaggtgcgcaccataaatttcggggaatgttcctcaCAACAACGTCCCCcactgggaatcgtcgaaacagcgccgtttggggcactaaaacaggcccgaaagtcctttgatagcgggagctgccgaacgtgcggcttagctccgcatcaccacaACCGGAAGTTCCTCCAAGATCCCCTTTAACCACCTTGAGATATCCCTTACCTTGGCACCGACTGGGTAGGCAACATACCCTTCAGGAATCTACTTCTTGGTTGCAGAGAATGCCAACTAGCCCCTAAATACAAAGTCCCCTCTTTTTAACATTTCTATTCTGCtctactctcctccccccaccccacccacccctcaccctgtACTGAGGGTATGATTATCAAGGTTGAATAGCTGGCAACCTTTTGAACTATGATGCCTTTGTCTGGCCTGTTGGAAGCTGCATCAATTGGATTAAATTGCTGTGTCTACGATATCTAGATTATATCAACGTATCTCACCAATACTACAAATACTCATGAACACTGATGCAATATTGCTTTAGAGTTGAAGACAGTTATTGTACAACACAAAAGAGTATTCCTCAagcttttctttctctcttcGCTCTTTTTAACTAAACTTGAACTCACCAATTAATTCCTGTGAAGCTGCCTCTTCCTTATTtagtggtggaggtggtggtgggggaggcatgAGCTTTGAGTCcacatcttcactgtctgcatcatagtcatcatcatcatcttctGCAGCCAGCAAGATAAATCCTTTAGTGTACAGTTTCCATGACATGGGAGGAGGTCTTATTTATCAAAAGGGTTATTATATGCTTTAAATTAAGTCAGTCAACTCGCTATAAATATCAGCATTTTCAGAAACTGTAGAAATTGGGAATCCTATACTAAATGTTTTCCACTCTCCTGCAATAGTAAAGCCCAACTAGTTAGAGATCTGGTTCCAAAAGTCACAATGTGGAAATATCTGTAATCAGCTGAAAAATGCAAAATAATTGAAATATTAGACATCACAGATCTCTGCATTCTCACCTCAAATCATTAGGTTATTTATTCTTTACAAAgcccattggttagcactgctgcctcacagctccaggaacccgggtttaattccggccttgggtgactgcctgtctggagtttgcacttcccatgtctgtgtgggtttccaccgggtgttctggtttcctcccacagtccaaaaacgtgcagattaggtggattggccaaactaaattggcccttagtgtccaaaaggtggggttactgggttatggggatagggtggaggcgtaggcttaagcagggcgctctttcagtgggtcgatgcagactcaatgggctaaatggcctccttctgcactgtaaattctatgattctatgaactcatacAATCATGCTTGAAATTATAACACAGGCTTTTCATTCTATTTTCTGCGTATTGAATTTATTACTCATCACAGTTCTGATGAGGCAATTAGGAACATGCTTACTGTCATAACTTTTTAGCTTTATTGCCAATCATTAAAATGTCAGACTTCACTATTCATCCGTGCATTAATTAGACAGTTAACTGATTAATATATACAGAGTAATGCTACTTACCTAGTTTCCTCACTGGTTGAAGATTTCCCATCACCTGACGATACCTGCGAGTCTCATCTTCTGCTACCTCATTGATATCTGAGTAATCAATGGCATCATCTTTACTCTGAATCCAACCTATATACAGAAAAATAATCATCAGATCGGGTAAATGCTGCCCACGGTTGAGGTACAACACAGAGCAGTTCTGGGCTTGTTTTCAGAGCTTCGTCAGAAAAATGAGGCAAAGTCGTGCATTTGTATAGAGCCAAAATATTTCACTGAGATGTAAAATGAAAATGGATGTCAAGCCAAAGGAAGAGAGATTATGAGGTTTGGTCAAAAAAGCTGGGTTTTAAGGAGAGTTTTAAAAGAGATATGATATAAAAAGGGGGGCATAGCTAAAGGCTAAGATGTTACTGACATGGCAATGGGGGATGTGCACAACAGATCAGAGTCAAAGGATCAACCAGGACTGCATTTAGTAAATGAACTGACAGGTTACAAAAGAACACACGAGCGTTTCAGCAGTGTGAGCTGAGGGTGCAGTAAAGGCAGGTAATGTTCGCTACAGAGATAGAAATAAGAATGAcaattgtgtgaagaagtgtggaACATCCTTATCTACAGGGGTAGAATGGGAGATGAGACTGAACTATGCATCCACAAAACTTAGTACAAATGGCTATTGCTGATTTGTTTGAACAATTGTTTGAAATTATATGGCGACTTTTATGTAGAAAACAATGTTCCAAGTGGTTAGCATATTGCCTCACagggtcagggacctgggttcaattccagccttgggtgactgtctctttgaagtttgtacgttctccccatgtctgcatgggttttctccggatgctccagtttcctcccacagtccaaagatgtgcaggttaggtggattggccatgctaaattgccccttagcatccaaaaggataggtgtggttaccaggatagggtagggtcctctttcagagggtcagcacaggcCCGATAGcttgaatggccgccttctgcactgtagggattccatgatctcTACATTTGCTGAACCAGAAGTTATGAATGTTGATCAAAAACTTTGTCAACGATAGGATTTTTAGGGAGGATCTTTCAAGTGTGAGGAGAAGGGGAAGAGACAAGAGATTTTGGAAGGGAATGCCATGAAAGTCAGGCCTGCGACTAAAGGTGTAGCCATCAACATTGAAGTGAAGGAGGAGCACAAGAGCCAAAATAAAAGGACTTGCACAAGGTGGACAGGGGAAAAGCCATGACAAAAATGGGGTTTAAAGACAGGATGAGAATAAAAATTGAAAGGTACCTCACTGAGtttgtgaaggataggcaaggtaGGCTTGGTGGATGACAGGACACAAGAAACAGCTTGGATTTGTGGAAGGAGGTGTCATGAAAGGCTGGCAAGGGAAGTATCTCAGCCGTCAGGTTTGAGATTGTTCTTAGAATACTGTCAAGGTTTGAAAGTCcgcatttattggccattcctAGTTTCCCCTGAGAATATGACTGCTACAGTGTGTGGTGATGGTGCCCCCACCTGGTGTAAGGTAGAGTTGCAGAATATTAATTCAGTGACAATGCAGAATAGCAATATAGtcaaagtcagaatggtgagtcaatgagggtttcaacagcagatAGGCTGAAGTGTAATATATTACAGACGTGGGCATGGATTGCTGTTATGATGGagaggacattggagcagaaacACAAGTTTGCTGTTAAACAGGACCATAAGATTGCAAGGAATCAAAAGAAGGCTAAGTTTATAGCTCAAGAGGAAGGGACATTAAACACATAGGACTGTAATTATGTGTAAGAATTTAACACAAAGTAAATGGTCGACAGTAACTGATAATCACCGAAGATAATTTTGGAGGTCGGAAAAAGATGTCATAGTGGGCAGGTTTAAGGAGGAGGTCCACGATGCAGAGGTGTGATGTCTGAAGACTCATCCATCAGTGGTGGAACAGAGGAAAGGAGGTAACAAGTTCAACCAGAGTTGGAGAATGGAAAGTACATATTAGATCGAAAGACTGGAAACAACTTCAACAGAAGAGCGGAGCAAAGCCCAAGAGGAATTTGAGGATGAAAGCTGTCAAGTTGATTCAAGCCAGACAAGATATGGACTATGGAGTTCTGGAATTTATGTAGCAGGCCAGGAAGGAATACAACCTTGAATAGAAACTTTCTCTTTCAAACTAAATTACATTTTTGAAGGAAAGCCATTGTTTACCCTCTGCATTGCTGTTCCTTTCATCAGATTCCACTGCATCATCCTCATTGGCTGTGATTTCTTTGATGAGGGTCCCAAGACCTAGTGTCCCCAAGCCATCCAGGTGTTTTTTTGACTCCtgcgaacagacagtgaccatgTTACACCTCACTGAAAGTGATAtggaaacacacacaagacatagAAATGAAATATCATTCTTTTTGATCAGCGAGAAAATAACATCACAATAGCAGGAGCGGTGACATAAACAGCAAATGAATTTAACTTGTTCTCGCCCTTTCATGTTCACCTCTTTAGTTTCAGAAAGAAGCCTGGTCGTAATATTGGTCCCAACTGACTTTGAAAAAAATAGGTAGTGTGCAGGGTCAGTCAAGAATGTGACTTCCGGCTTGGGGAGGTCGGTGTGGGGAGAATAGTTTTAAAAATACTATAACTGTGGAATGAAATACAAGCTTGTATTGTTCTGAGTCAAGGTCAGATTATACATTTGCAGTTCGGTGGTGATAAAAATGAAATGCTACACCAGCCTTTCAGGTTCCAGACTGCAAATGTGTAGAGCCAGTAAGTTAGATACCAGTGTGAGTGATGGTATGGAACACCATTCAGAAGCCACAATTCAAAACTTGTAAGCCAATTAGGGTAAGAGAGGGGAGCGGTACCAGAATGTGCAGGTAAAAAGCTCTTGGTGCACGTGGCgctctcactttttaaaaaaaatgttatttaaGTTCCATACATGCATGTAATTCGAAAGGAGGAGTCCGTGTTTGAGCGTGTCTAGCACTGGACGAGGGAAGGAAGGAGCTTTGTCAATGTCGGCAGCAGCAGAGCcaggggagtgaggggtgtggaagCCGTCTATCAGCTCTTGTCTGGGGAAGGCTCTCTGTATGAGTCTCTGCCCATCTTCATACTGTCCAGGTATTCCTGCTGTGACACAGCCAGCACCGAGGCGAGGATCTCATCATCTTCCCAATCAGCCAGGCTTGGAGCACATGGCGATGGCGGCTTTCCTTGGACGTGCGCCACGGCACTGCCGGGCGCCGAGGACTTCACGACACCTTCTGGGTGGAGGTCGGGATGTTCCGGCGATGCAGCCAGGCTCCGCTGCCTGGGCGAGCGTCCGCTCCATTCTTCCAATCCGCTGGTCGCTGCAGCTGTTGCGGAGctacatgttgctgaagctttccgGGGCTGTCGGGCCTGTTTCTCCTGTCCGCGCAGCCACTGCAGGTACGACTCACATGCCACCTGCTCTTCGATGGCCTCGTTCGCGGCCTCCCAGTCCGTGGCCCGCATTTtgtcttccagcatctgctgcTCGATCTACGACTCCTCCGAGGTTTTGATGGCGTTCTTCATCAGCGACTGGTCTGCGGAGCCAGGTTTGAAGGCTGGCAGGCCGAGGCCCACCCCGATTGTGGCCTTGTTGGGGCTCACCACGGAGTTGTAGTGGATGTTGCGGTGGTAGCTCACCCTGATGAGCTCATCCTCCGTCTGGTGAATGCCGTGAAACGTGTTGATTGGTTCGAGATTCTCCTCCCCGGCCATGCTGTACTGGTACACCTCGACGGGCCGGTTGTACATCTCCGCCATGGCCTGCATCTCTATGTGATTGCCGTGGCAGCTGCTCATCCGCTTGCGGTTGACGTAGGTGGTAAAGTCTTCCGTCACGTAGTTGGAGAAGTAGTCAGCGTTCTTCACCAGGTAATCCATGCAGTGCTTCCTGACCACATCGTGCATGTCTTGATCACCATAAACCTGGTCAGCGACCGCTCGGAAAAGGCAGGCTCCATCCTCCTTCATTTTCTTGATGACAAAACTTTTTTTCTCACTGAGGGCCTTCTCGAACCAGTGCTCCTGCTGCTCGAACTTgaccaggtcctggagctgctccCTGGCCGCTGTCTCGTACTCGTCTTCGCTATTGTAGCCGGCTCCTTCCTCCTGGGAAGCCCCCGGGGCTGCCGGAGGGCGGCAGGgtgatgccaccgcctcccccaccacctcctgcgccccctaaccccccctccccgacggCCGGGTTGCCCAGGCCGAACCCGGCGGCCCCGCTCTGCGGAGGCGCCGAGGAGGAGGATGACGACGAGGGCGGGACCGGGGGTCGGGGGTGGCCGGGCGCCCCAGGGGCCAGCAGGCGGTGGTGGTGCCGGTGGTACtggaggatgtggtggaggccGAGGGGCGgatggggcggcggagggggagcTTGATGGCGGTGGTGGTGGCTCCGGCGGCCACTGCGGTGGGGCGAGGCCCGGTGCCGCCGCTTGGGAAggggtggcagcagcagcagccccctccccctgctgcctcccgccgccgccagcgcccccctGCGGCCCCCCTGGTGCTGCAGCCAGTGCGAGGCCGGCGCCGGCGCCTGGGAGCCGGCCTGCATGGGGCCCGCCAGGGGCAGGGCCGAGCAGCCGGCCACCCCCccggggcaggaggaggaggacgaggaggatgagttggaacaggaggaggatgaggaggacgaGGAGCAGCAGGGCCCGGCCGCCACCGGCAGCGGCCTGCCGTCCGCCTCGTCCCCCCCGCTCGGCCTCgtggcgctctctctctctctctcttctttgttctttttccagTGTTCTCTTCCTTATGCCTCAGtttatttcttttgtttgtatTTGACCGTGTATTAATCAAGTTTTTACAATAAACTCACTCTCAAACTACCACTGGCCCCCATCTCTAACTGGAAAATAAGAGATCCTGTAGTCGGGTTGACCTGGATTGATATTTCCATTGTGAAAATAGTAGTCCATTATCAGTGTTCCATCCAGCACTCCAGTTACTTACATTTCTGAAGTGGATTTCAGGTGGAGAAAGGCTGTACAAAGGGTGGAAGCTGAACAGCAGGGAAAAAAGAGAAACCATAAGGAGAGATCTGAGGTGCGATGGTTGGGGCAGGTGTGCTCCACTGAAAGCACAACCTGTACAACATTTAGGcatggactgataagtggcaagtaacattcgtgccacagaaCTGGTGGGCAATAAACACCTCCAATTATAGAAAAgctaaccatctcctcttgacattcagtggcattaccatcgtggAATCTGCCACTCTGTACATCTTGGTTGTtcccgttgaccagaaactgaactggaccagtcatataaatacagcaactacaagggcaggtcagaggttggaagTTTTGGAGTGAGAAACTCATCTCTTGCTgctccaaagtctgtccaccatctacagttggagtgtgatggaatactctccaggaTGAGTACACTCAAGGAGGTCTGCagttagatgaattgggcattctgaattcttcctcagtgtacccgaataggtgctgtaatgtggcgacgaggggattttcacagtacttcattgcagtgttaatgtaagccttcttgtgacacaaataaagattattactatccagaacaaaacagcctgcttgattggctccTCATCCACCTTAAAATGTTCACTGCCACCACTACCAATGCACAATGGCAATAGCGTGTACCACTTACAAGATGCACCACAGGAACTCATCAAGTCTTCTTTGACAGCACATACCAAACCCCATGATCTCAaaagacaaggacagcaggttaaacatgggacaccgtccatctgcaagttcccatccaagccaCAAGCAATCCTGACGTCACTTGAACTATATCGCTGCTCCTTAGCCGTCACTGAGACAAAATACCAGAACTTCCTCCCTAGCCACTGTggttgcacctacaccacatggactgcagtggttcaagaagacggctcaccaacaccttcataAGGGCAGTTAGgcatggacaacaaatgttgaccttgtCATCATTTATAAAATAGGATAAGTGAGGCCACAGAAGGATTTGAAAGCACAATCTGAgttcttcaatccatttactgGGATTTAGAAAGCTCGCAAAGTTTAGTACAGACAGGGTAATGGAAGTGATTAATCAAGCCTTCTGAATGACCTTACTTGTGAAATACCATTTACTGGTTAAACTGCTATCAGAGAAGTTCAGGTCCAAAAACAGAATAATGTAAAACAGTTGTATGCCAGTGACAATTCCAGCTGTCCAATATTATTCAGGCAAAAAGGGCTTTGTCCTCTGCGGTGGGTACTCCATATTGATATAATGAAATTCCAAATAGGGATTTTATGGAATAATATTTAGACGGGAATACAATGTTGTTGGAAGTATTTGTTGTACTAAGGCCATGTGAAAGTTCACTTCAAAAACATATCCAGCAGCTTCCTTTTGTTTTACGGCATTCTACAATTTCTTTCCATGTACAATCCATTCTTTTTCATGCCTCCGAAAGATCATTTTGCACCATCATACAATGAAAACTAAGTCATTAAGCATCAATAGTGTAAGCTATTTACTTATTCCATAAAGTACATGATGCTATTTTAGTCTATGGATCTAAAGATATGAACAAGAGGCTGGCCGACTACAGTGACAGCTTCAACGGGCTGGAAATTAAATCCTGCTCTTCAGGTTCACACATACTATTATG harbors:
- the LOC119952472 gene encoding LOW QUALITY PROTEIN: OTU domain-containing protein 5-like (The sequence of the model RefSeq protein was modified relative to this genomic sequence to represent the inferred CDS: substituted 1 base at 1 genomic stop codon) is translated as MKEDGACLFRAVADQVYGDQDMHDVVRKHCMDYLVKNADYFSNYVTEDFTTYVNRKRMSSCHGNHIEMQAMAEMYNRPVEVYQYSMAGEENLEPINTFHGIHQTEDELIRVSYHRNIHYNSVVSPNKATIGVGLGLPAFKPGSADQSLMKNAIKTSEESXIEQQMLEDKMRATDWEAANEAIEEQVACESYLQWLRGQEKQARQPRKASATCSSATAAATSGLEEWSGRSPRQRSLAASPEHPDLHPEGVVKSSAPGSAVAHVQGKPPSPCAPSLADWEDDEILASVLAVSQQEYLDSMKMGRDSYREPSPDKS